One segment of Carya illinoinensis cultivar Pawnee chromosome 13, C.illinoinensisPawnee_v1, whole genome shotgun sequence DNA contains the following:
- the LOC122292035 gene encoding sorting nexin 2B-like, which produces MMGSDNEGFEEAHLYASKEEMENLVIDNPLNDSNSYSNYRSALSSAISDTSHPLAPSILVTPADSDPILSPPPYRDHLYHNSPTESSYFEPPPFGDNVGDVNGVENHSLNLDNFGRFSRSASWSTSSSTDSEYVKITVSNPLKEQEASNSIVPGGGTYVTYLITTRTNVPEFGGVEFSVRRRFRDVVTLSDRLAESYRGLFIPPRPDKSVVESQVMHKQEFVELRRVALEKYLRRLAAHPVIKRSDELKVFLQVQGKLPLATTTDVASRMLDGAVKLPKQLLGESSVVVAPHEVVQPAKGGRDLLRLFKELKQSVANDWGGSRPLVVEEDKEFIERKEKINDLEQQLSNVSKQAESLVKAQQDMGDTMAELGLAFIKLTKFENEEAVFNSQKARAHDMKGFATAAVKASRFYRELNAQTVEHLDTIHEYLGLMLVVHSAFSDRSSALLTVQTLLSELSSLESRAEKLEATSSKVFGPGKSRNRKIEDLKETIRATEDAKNIAIREYQRIKENNRSELERLDKEREADLLNMLKGFVHNQVGYMEKIANVWTKVVEETSYYAKENS; this is translated from the exons ATGATGGGCTCGGACAACGAAGGGTTCGAAGAAGCCCATCTTTACGCCTCCAAGGAGGAAATGGAAAATCTCGTCATCGACAATCCGTTGAACGACAGCAATTCATACTCAAACTACCGAAGCGCTCTATCGTCGGCGATCTCCGATACATCCCACCCTCTTGCGCCGTCGATCCTCGTCACCCCGGCCGATTCGGATCCTATCCTCTCGCCGCCACCCTACCGCGATCACCTATACCATAACTCCCCGACGGAGAGCTCTTACTTTGAGCCTCCCCCGTTTGGGGATAATGTCGGAGACGTCAACGGAGTCGAAAACCATAGCCTGAATTTGGATAATTTCGGGAGATTTTCAAGATCCGCATCATGGTCTACGTCTTCGAGTACGGACTCGGAGTATGTGAAAATCACGGTGTCGAATCCGCTGAAAGAGCAGGAAGCTTCGAATTCGATCGTGCCGGGCGGTGGAACTTACGTGACGTATTTGATTACGACGAGAACGAATGTCCCGGAGTTCGGAGGAGTCGAATTTAGCGTCCGGAGACGGTTCCGAGACGTGGTCACGTTATCAGATCGGTTGGCAGAGTCGTACAGAGGGCTCTTCATACCGCCTCGGCCAGACAAGAGCGTGGTAGAGAGTCAGGTGATGCATAAGCAGGAGTTCGTGGAGCTGAGAAGGGTGGCCCTGGAGAAGTACCTGCGGAGACTGGCGGCGCACCCGGTGATCAAGCGGAGCGATGAGCTCAAGGTGTTCTTACAGGTTCAAGGGAAGCTGCCGCTGGCGACTACGACGGACGTGGCTTCAAGGATGCTCGACGGGGCGGTGAAGTTGCCCAAGCAGTTGCTGGGGGAGAGCAGCGTGGTGGTGGCACCGCATGAGGTGGTGCAGCCTGCAAAAGGAGGGAGAGACTTGTTGAGGTTGTTCAAGGAGTTGAAGCAGTCGGTTGCCAATGATTGGGGAGGGTCGAGACCTCTCGTGGTAGAGGAAGATAAGGAGTTTatagaaaggaaagagaaaattaatgatctcGAGCAACAACTTAGCAATGTTTCTAAGCAG GCTGAATCACTTGTCAAGGCTCAGCAAGATATGGGAGATACGATGGCTGAATTAGGGCTGGCATTTATTAAACTGACAAAATTTGAGAACGAGGAGGCCGTGTTTAACTCTCAGAAAGCACGGGCCCATGACATGAAAGGTTTTGCAACTGCTGCTGTCAAAGCAAGTAGATTCTATCGGGAGTTAAATGCTCAGACTGTCGAGCATTTG GATACCATTCACGAATATCTTGGGCTAATGTTAGTTGTCCACAGTGCGTTCTCGGATCGCTCAAGTGCTTTGCTGACAGTGCAGACTCTTCTATCGGAATTGAGTTCATTGGAATCAAGGGCTGAAAAACTCGAGGCTACATCATCTAAAGTATTTGGTCCTGGAAAATCAAGGAATCGCAAGATTGAGGACTTGAAAGAGACAATAAGAGCCACAGAGGATGCCAAAAATATTGCAATTAGAGAATATCAGCGGATCAAG GAAAACAACAGGAGTGAGCTTGAAAGGCTTGACAAAGAGCGAGAAGCTGACTTATTGAATATGTTAAAAGGTTTTGTGCATAATCAG